The following are encoded together in the Primulina tabacum isolate GXHZ01 chromosome 18, ASM2559414v2, whole genome shotgun sequence genome:
- the LOC142533618 gene encoding protein ABIL3-like isoform X2, giving the protein MATITASASMRPRESCSYDDVSMEQSMILSDSLEDLKNLSKELYSAAEYFELSYTDDNQKEILANTLKDYAVDAIVNTVDHLGHATFKVSYLLDEKVDEVSENEFHISCMEQRLRRCQYYIDLEGLSQQSLMIKTPKYHKRYILPVGETVDGAVQANIRNPECSLNVGDDWNQFRNARATTKETPPSTVSKGRGRSRNSSFSSNMPNINLEHQTASPPRFPFVRPNSHSSNTTSPKCSRPSTPNRSRTTIPTPSLGRQMSISEPRKSASMHLHVGNRSAKDGEQLRSKSIRLLKALLSRSKPKKDEMLYTYLNEY; this is encoded by the exons ATGGCAACAATTACCGCATCTGCTTCAATGCGTCCTCGTGAGTCATGTAGCTACGATGATGTCTCCATGGAGCAAAGCATGATCCTCTCGGATAGTTTAGAG GACTTGAAGAATCTTAGCAAAGAATTATATTCAGCTGCTGAATACTTTGAGTTGTCTTATACGGATGACAACCAAAAGGAAAT ATTGGCGAATACATTAAAAGATTATGCCGTTGATGCAATTGTTAATACGGTGGACCATTTGGGCCATGCCACCTTTAAGGTCAGTTATCTGCTGGATGAAAAGGTCGACGAAGTTTCAGAAAATGAATTCCATATATCTTGCATGGAGCAG AGATTGCGGAGGTGCCAGTATTACATCGATCTTGAAGGACTGTCGCAGCAGTCACTAATGATTAAGACTCCAAAGTATCACAAGCGATACATTTTACCAG TGGGCGAGACGGTAGATGGAGCTGTGCAAGCTAATATAAGAAACCCAGAATGCAGCCTGAATGTTGGAGATGACTGGAATCAATTTAGGAATG CTCGAGCTACAACCAAAGAAACTCCTCCATCAACGGTCAG CAAAGGGCGCGGGCGCTCTAGAAACTCTTCATTCTCTAGCAACATGCCAAATATAAATTTGG AACATCAGACAGCATCTCCTCCCCGGTTTCCTTTTGTACGTCCTAATTCCCACTCGAGCAATACCACATCTCCGAAATGTTCACGTCCAAGCACCCCAAATCGTAGCCGGACAACTATCCCAACCCCTTCTCTCGGAAGACAAATG TCTATATCTGAACCTCGAAAATCTGCTTCAATGCATTTGCATGTTGGAAACAGAAGCGCCAAAGATGGTGAACAGCTTCGTAGCAAGAGTATACGACTTCTCAAGGCGTTGCTTAGTCGAAGCAAGCCGAAGAAAGACGAAATGTTGTATACTTACTTAAATGAATATTGA
- the LOC142533618 gene encoding protein ABIL3-like isoform X1 has product MATITASASMRPRESCSYDDVSMEQSMILSDSLEDLKNLSKELYSAAEYFELSYTDDNQKEILANTLKDYAVDAIVNTVDHLGHATFKVSYLLDEKVDEVSENEFHISCMEQRLRRCQYYIDLEGLSQQSLMIKTPKYHKRYILPVGETVDGAVQANIRNPECSLNVGDDWNQFRNARATTKETPPSTVSKGRGRSRNSSFSSNMPNINLAEHQTASPPRFPFVRPNSHSSNTTSPKCSRPSTPNRSRTTIPTPSLGRQMSISEPRKSASMHLHVGNRSAKDGEQLRSKSIRLLKALLSRSKPKKDEMLYTYLNEY; this is encoded by the exons ATGGCAACAATTACCGCATCTGCTTCAATGCGTCCTCGTGAGTCATGTAGCTACGATGATGTCTCCATGGAGCAAAGCATGATCCTCTCGGATAGTTTAGAG GACTTGAAGAATCTTAGCAAAGAATTATATTCAGCTGCTGAATACTTTGAGTTGTCTTATACGGATGACAACCAAAAGGAAAT ATTGGCGAATACATTAAAAGATTATGCCGTTGATGCAATTGTTAATACGGTGGACCATTTGGGCCATGCCACCTTTAAGGTCAGTTATCTGCTGGATGAAAAGGTCGACGAAGTTTCAGAAAATGAATTCCATATATCTTGCATGGAGCAG AGATTGCGGAGGTGCCAGTATTACATCGATCTTGAAGGACTGTCGCAGCAGTCACTAATGATTAAGACTCCAAAGTATCACAAGCGATACATTTTACCAG TGGGCGAGACGGTAGATGGAGCTGTGCAAGCTAATATAAGAAACCCAGAATGCAGCCTGAATGTTGGAGATGACTGGAATCAATTTAGGAATG CTCGAGCTACAACCAAAGAAACTCCTCCATCAACGGTCAG CAAAGGGCGCGGGCGCTCTAGAAACTCTTCATTCTCTAGCAACATGCCAAATATAAATTTGG CAGAACATCAGACAGCATCTCCTCCCCGGTTTCCTTTTGTACGTCCTAATTCCCACTCGAGCAATACCACATCTCCGAAATGTTCACGTCCAAGCACCCCAAATCGTAGCCGGACAACTATCCCAACCCCTTCTCTCGGAAGACAAATG TCTATATCTGAACCTCGAAAATCTGCTTCAATGCATTTGCATGTTGGAAACAGAAGCGCCAAAGATGGTGAACAGCTTCGTAGCAAGAGTATACGACTTCTCAAGGCGTTGCTTAGTCGAAGCAAGCCGAAGAAAGACGAAATGTTGTATACTTACTTAAATGAATATTGA